The Plectropomus leopardus isolate mb chromosome 2, YSFRI_Pleo_2.0, whole genome shotgun sequence genome has a window encoding:
- the gnrh2 gene encoding progonadoliberin-2 — protein MSVSRLVLLLGLLLCVGAQLSHAQHWSHGWYPGGKRELDSFGASEISEEIKLCEAGECSYLRPQRRSVLRNIILDALARELQKRK, from the exons ATGAGTGTATCTCGGCTGGTTTTGCTGCTCGGGCTGCTTCTATGTGTTGGGGCGCAGCTGTCCCACGCTCAGCACTGGTCCCATGGTTGGTACCCCGGAGGCAAGAGGGAGCTGGACTCTTTCGGGGCGTCAGAG atttcagaggagATAAAGCTGTGTGAGGCAGGAGAATGCAGCTACCTGAGACCCCAGAGGAGGAGTGTACTGAGAAACATTATT TTGGATGCTTTAGCTAGGGAGCTCcagaagagaaaatga